From a single Nicotiana tomentosiformis chromosome 2, ASM39032v3, whole genome shotgun sequence genomic region:
- the LOC104107075 gene encoding ABSCISIC ACID-INSENSITIVE 5-like protein 2, with product MGSQGGGGGGNSMGATQAQDPKPNALARQGSLYSLTLDEVQNQLGDLGKPLSSMNLDELLKTVWTVEASQGMGGTDYGALHHSQVASGSSLHRQSSITLTGDLCKKTVDQVWQDIQQGQKRDNSDRKTQERQRTLGEMTLEDFLVKAGVVAEPTPGKRSSSGSGLGGDSMALPQQQAQWSHYAMPQIPPQQPQQQNMLPVFMPGHPVQQPLAVVANPIMDAAYPESQMTMSPTALLGTLSDTQTLGRKRVAPEDVVEKTVERRQKRMIKNRESAARSRARKQAYTHELENKVSRLEEENERLKRQKEIEKVLPSVPPPEPKYQLRRTSSAPF from the exons ATGGGATCTcagggtggtggtggtggtggtaatAGTATGGGTGCAACTCAAGCACAAGACCCAAAGCCAAATGCTTTGGCTAGGCAAGGATCATTATATAGCCTTACACTTGATGAGGTTCAGAATCAATTGGGGGATTTAGGGAAACCACTAAGTAGTATGAATCTTGATGAGCTTCTTAAGACTGTATGGACTGTTGAGGCTAGTCAAGGAATGGGGGGAACGGATTACGGGGCGCTGCATCATAGCCAGGTTGCTTCAGGGAGTTCTCTGCATCGACAGTCAAGCATCACGCTAACTGGCGATCTATGTAAGAAGACTGTTGATCAGGTTTGGCAGGATATTCAGCAGGGGCAGAAAAGGGATAATAGTGATAGGAAAACTCAGGAGAGGCAGCGTACTCTTGGTGAGATGACACTGGAGGATTTTTTGGTTAAGGCTGGAGTGGTTGCTGAGCCGACTCCGGGCAAGAGAAGTAGTTCAGGCTCTGGTTTAGGGGGTGATTCAATGGCATTGCCACAACAGCAAGCTCAGTGGTCACATTATGCAATGCCTCAGATACCACCGCAGCAACCACAACAGCAGAATATGCTACCCGTTTTTATGCCTGGACATCCGGTTCAACAGCCTTTGGCTGTTGTTGCCAACCCAATAATGGATGCAGCTTATCCTGAATCTCAGATGACAATGTCTCCAACTGCTCTGTTGGGCACATTATCGGACACACAAACACTCGGAAGAAAGAGAGTTGCACCAGAAGATGTGGTTGAGAAGACTGTTGAAAGGAGGCAGAAGAGGATGATTAAGAATAGGGAATCTGCAGCGAGGTCACGAGCAAGGAAGCAG GCTTACACCCATGAACTGGAGAACAAGGTTTCACGCCTCGAAGAGGAGAATGAAAGGCTCAAGAGACAAAAG GAGATAGAGAAGGTGTTACCAAGTGTTCCACCTCCAGAGCCTAAGTATCAGCTGCGTAGAACAAGCTCCGCCCCTTTCTAA